A window of Halogeometricum sp. S1BR25-6 genomic DNA:
ACGCCGGCGTCCCCCTCGCGTTCGGCAGCGACTGCATGCCGCTCGACCCCCTCCTCGGCGTCCACTGGGCGGTGAACGCCCCCGCGGAGGCGCAACGGCTGAGCGTCACCGACGCCCTCCGCGCGTACACGTCCGGCGCGGCGTACGCCGGGTTCGACGAGGACCGATTGGGGACGCTCGAAGTCGGGAAAACCGCGGACCTGACGGTGCTGGCCGAGTCGCCGTGGGAGGCCGAGCGGATACGCGATATCGACGTCTCGGCCACCGTCGTCGACGGACGAGTCGTCTACGACGCCGACGCGTAACGGCCGAAGAGAATAGTCCTTCGATACCGCCTCATTTCGCGTAGGATTCTTTCGCTCGTGACTAAGAGACCTACACTAGATAGCCATCCATTACCGGATAGTATCTCAGCACAATCTACACTTCGAAGAAGAATATTTTTCATCAAAGCGCTCTGAGGAGACGATAGCCCTCACACGGGATACCAATGGCACGACTAGAGACAGCGGGGTTCGAATCGGACCTGAGCCTCTTCAAGTACGACGATTTAGAGCAGTTACCCGAACGGTATCGGGACCTGACCGAAGCGGATAGGGCGGGGAGAATCGAGGCCGCCCGCGAGGAACTCGGCGACGAGGTGGTCGTCCTCGGCCACAACTACCAGCGCCGCGAAATAGTCGAGCACGCCGATTTCGTCGGCGACTCCTACGAACTGTCGAGGCGCGCGGCCGAGTCCGACGCCGAGTCCGTCGTCTTCGCCGGAGTGACGTTCATGGCGGAGAGCGCCGACATAATCACCGACGACGACCAGACCGTCCTCCTGCCATCGATGGAGGCGTCCTGTCCGATGGCCGGGATGGCCGAGGCGCTTCAAGTCGACGCGGCGTGGGAGAAAATCGAGTCGGCGGCGGGCGGACGAGACGTGATTCCGGTGACGTACATGAACTCCTACGCCGACCTGAAGGCGTTCTGCGCCGAACAGGGCGGACTCGTCTGCACCTCCTCGAACGCCGCCGACGCGTTCGAGTGGGCGTTCGAACGGGGCGACGCCGTCCTCTTCCTCCCGGACAAACACCTCGGACGCAACACCGCCGCCGAACTCGGCGTCGACTCGGTGACCGAGTGGGACCCCTGGGACGCCGACTCGCCCGACGCCGCGGCGGCCGCCGACGCGGACGTCGTCCTCTGGGACGGCTACTGTCAGGTGCACGAGCGCTTCGACGTCGAGCACGTCGAACGGGCGCGCGAGGAACGCGACGCGAACGTCATCGTCCACCCCGAGTGCCGTCGGGAGGTGGTCGTCGCCGCCGACGAGGCGGGGTCGACGAGCCGGATATGCGACACCGTCGCAAACGCCGACCCCGGCGAGACGTGGGCTATCGGCACCGAGATACACCTCGTGAACCACCTGCGACGGTGGCATCCGGAGGTCGAGGTGATTTCCCTCTGCGGCGACGCCTGCATGGACTGCAACGCGATGCGGCAGGTAGACCCGAACTACCTGACGTGGCTGCTGGAATCGCTCGCCGACGGCGAGGTGCACAACGCCGTCGAGGTGGCGGAACGGGAGAAGGAACTGGCCGAAGTCGCCCTCGACAGGATGCTCGACCTATGACGCGGGAGACGGACGCCCGCGAGGCGGACGTGCTCGTCGTCGGGTCGGGCGTCGCCGGGTGCGCCGCCGCACTCGCCGCCGCCCGCGCGGGCGCGAACGTTCTCGTGGCGACGAAGGCCACGGCGCCCGAGGACGCCGCGACGGACTGGGCGCAGGGCGGCGTCGCCGTCACCGGGAGCGACCCCGAGTCGTTCCGCGCGGACGTCCTCGCCGCCGGCGACGGCGAGTCGGACCCCGAGGCGGTCGACGTCCTCGTCGGCGACGCGCGGGAAGCGGTGACGGACGTCCTCGTCGACACCCTCGGCGTCCCGTTCGACGGCGCCTCCCCCGGTGCGGACCTCGGCGCGTACGACCGCGGGCGGGAGGCGGCCCACTCGGAGCGACGCATCCTCCACGTGAACGCGAGCACGGGCCGGCACGTCCTCCGACCGTTCCTGAACCACCTCCGCGACCGGGAGAGAGTGACGTTCCTCGACGACGCGACGGCGCTGGACCTTCTGACCCACGAGGGCCGCGTCCACGGCGTCGAACTGCTCCGCGAGGGGTCGGTCGACCCCATCTTCGCCGGCGCAACGGTGCTGGCGACCGGCGGCATCGGCGCCTGCTACGGGACGACCACCAACCCGTCGGGGGCGACGGGCGACGGCGTGGCGATGGCCGCCCTCGCCGGCGCCCGCGTTGCGGACATGCAGTACGTGCAGTTCCACCCGACCGCTTTCCCCGCCGAGGACCCGTTCCTCGTCAGCGAGGCGGTCCGCGGGGAGGGAGCGGTGCTCCGCGACGGGTCGGGAAAGCGGTTCATGCCCGCCGTCCACGACGACGCCGAACTCGCCGCGCGTGACGTGGTCGCCCGCGCCGTCGCGGACGCCCGCGAGCGAACCGGCGAAGTGCGCCTCGACGTCTCTCCCCTCGACCCGGACTTCGGCAGCGAGTTCCCCGACTTGGCCGCCCTGTGCACCGAACGCGGCGTCGACCCGAGCGAGGGAATCCCCGTCGCCCCCGCCGAGCACTACCTCTGCGGCGGCGTCGCCGTCGACGACCGGGGACGGACGACGCTCGACCGCCTGTTCGCCGCCGGCGAGTGCGCCCGAACCGGCGTCCACGGCGCGAACCGCCTCGCCTCGATGAGCCTCCTCGAAGGTCTCGTCTGGGGCCGCCGCGCCGGCGAGACGGCCGCCGACGCGGGCGCCGGGGGCGCGGAGCGAATCGAGGCGCCCGAACCGCTCGACCGGGACCCCGGACTCCCGGACGCGTTCGCCGACGCGAAGTACACCCGCCTCCGCGAGACGATGGATTCGACCGTCGGCGTCGAGCGGACCCCCTCGGGCCTCGAACGCGCCCGCGCCACCCTGCGGCGCCTGAAGGGCGAAGTCGACGCCTACACCCGGACGCGCGTCTCCCGGTCGCTGTACGAACTGCGCAACGCGACGGTGTGCGCCCTCCTCGTCGCCCGCGCCGCGAGCGAAGCCCCGTCCGCCGGGTGTCACCGCGTCGTAGGTGAAGGCGCCGACGAACCGCGGACCGGAGGCGCCCGTGCTGACGACTGAGACGGTCGAACGGTGGCTTCGCGAGGACGTGGGTCACCGCGACGTGACGAACGACGTGCCCGGCGAGACGACGGGCCGACTGGTGACGAGAGAGGCGGGCGTCGCCGCCGGCCTCGACGCCGCCGTCGCTGTCTTCGAGTACCTCGGCGTCGAGGCGTCGCCCCGCGTCGACGCCGGCGAGTCCGTCGAACCGGGGACGACGGTGCTGACGGCGTCGGGGTCCGCCCGCGAGGTGCTCCGGGGCGAACGCGTCGCGGTCAACGTCGTCGCGCACGCCTCCGGCGTCGCCACGCGGACGCGCCGCGCCGTCGACGCCGCCCGCACCGTCGACCCGGACGTGCGCGTCGCCGCCACGCGGAAGACGACGCCCGGCCTGCGAGGCGTCGAGAAGCGCGCCGTCGCCGCGGGCGGCGGCGACACTCACCGACTCACCCTCTCGGGGACGGTGATGGTCAAAGACAACCACGTCGCCGAGATGGGACTCGAAGCGGCCGTCGAGCGCTTTCGCGAGCGCAAGTCGTTCGCGACGAAACTCGAAGTCGAGGTGGAGTCGCCCGAGGCGGGCGCCCGCGCCGCCGCCGCGGGCGCAGACATCGTCCTCTTCGACAACCTCCCGCCCGAGGACGTCCGCGCGGGCGTCGAGCGCCTTCCGAACGGCGTGCTCTCGGAGGCCAGCGGGGGAATCACCCTCGACGCCGTCGCCGACTACGCCGCGACGGGCGTCGACGCGGTGTCGATGGGGTCGCTCACCCATGGCGCTCCGAGCCTCGACCTCTCGTTCCGAACCGGCGGCGAACGGTAGAGTGCGCGGCGCCCGCCGGGGCCGGGTCGACCGGCGCACGGGCGGGAACATCGAAGTCGCCCCGTCCCGTCTCTCCGGCGTGTACGTGACAGAGAGGATTCGAACGGGAGTGGGATAATCGATGCCCGAGAGCGAGTACGACCCGGACGACGCGCTGGTCCCGTCGACGCCCGCGGGCTACCGCGACCCGACGACGTTCGACTACTCGATGCCGGCGCTGGCCGTCGTCGGAACCGCCCTGACCGTCCTCGGCATCTTCGCGTTCGGCGCGGTGCTGGATTTCGCGCAGGGGTCGGACGTCTACGACGCGCTGTTCGTCTTCGAGGAACTTCCCGACGGCGGCTTCGTCGCCACTCTGCGCGCCGGTCTCGTCTTCGGTATCACCGTCGCCGTCGTCGTCGTTACCGTCGTCGCCCACGAACTCGTCCACGGAATCGTCTACCGGCGCTTCGGTTACGACGTCAGTTACGGCCTCGTCCCCTCCCTCGGCGCGGCGTACGCCGGCGCGTTCCACCAGTTCCAGCGCTCCGAACACGTCCGGTACGTCGGCGTCGCTCCGTTGCTCGTTCTCGACGCCCTCTTCCTCATCCTCCTGTTCGTCCCCGTCCCCTTCGTCGCGTTCGCGGCGTTCGTCGGCCTTGTGTTCAACACGGCCGGGGCCGCCGGCGACCTGTACCTGCTGTGGTTCCTCTCGCAACTGCCCGAGGGGACGCTCCTCTACGACAGCGACATGCGCCACTCGTACGTCTTCAAACCGGCCTCGAAGTCGGACTCAAACTCGAGCTCGAACGCGGAGCCCTGAGCGGTCGGGGCGCGGCGCTCGGTCACACGCTGCCGTCGACCGCTCCCGCCGGGTGTTCGGCGGCGAACTCGAAGCGGGCGCCGCCGGTCTCGCTCTCGGTCAGCGTCACCGACCAGCCGTGGGCCTCGGCGATGCGCTTCACGATGGCGAGACCGAACCCGGTGCCGTCGGCGACGGAGGAGTGGCCGGCCTCGAAGACGGTCTCGCGCTCGGACTCGGAGATTCCGGGACCGTCGTCCTCGACGTAGAATCCCCCGTCGGTCCGCCCGACGGTGACCGTGAGGGTGTGGGTGTCGTCGTCGGTGGAGCCGTGCTCCACACTGTCGTCGGGCGTCGCCCGACTGTTCGTGGAACTGTGTTCCACACTGTCTCCGGGAGCGGAGCGACCGGAGGCCTGTCGAGCACCGTGCTCGACAGCGTTCCGAAACAGGTTCTCGAACAGGGCGCGCAGTCGTCCCGGGTCGGCGGGAACGGTCGCGTCGCCCGTTTCGACGGCGAGCGTCGCCCCGTGGGTCGTCGTGCTCCGCCACGCCGCGTCTACCACGTCGGCGATGCGCGTCGAAGTGAGGTCGTCGACCACCGTCCCCTGTCGCGCCAACGCCAGCACGTCCTCGATGAGTTCGTCCATCCGTCCGTGAGCGTCCTCGATGCGGTGGAGGTACGACCGGGCCGTTTCGTCGTCGACCGCCTCCCCGAGGAGTTCGAGGTAGCCCTGCGCGACGTTCAACGGCGAACGCAGGTCGTGGCTGACGACGTCCGCGAACTCCGACAGCCGCTCGTTCTGCCGTTCGAGCCGTCGTCTGTCGGCCTTCCGGTCGGAGATGTCGATGGAGAAGCCGACCAGTCCGACCACTTCCCCGTCGGCGTCGCGCCACGGTACCTTCGAGGTGAGCACCCAGTCGCCGGTGACGGTGCCGTCGGCCTCCCCGTGCCGTTCGAGCAGCGACTGCATCGAGAACGTCGTGTCCGCGGGGACGATGGGTTCCTCCTGGTCGAACAGCGGTTGGCCCGTCTCCATGATCCGAAGGTCGTCCTCGTACGTCCCCCGCGACGTCTCGTCGGGGACGACGTCGTAGTCGGTCTTTCCGAGGAAGCGGTCGGGGTCGCCGACGTACGCCTCGCTCACCCGGATGTGCTTCGCTTCGCGGTCCTTCACGTACAGGTGCGCCGGCACCGTCTCGAAGATGGCGTTCAGCAGGCCGCGCTCCCGCGAAAGGTCCGCGGCGAGTCGCTCCCGCTCCGACCGAAGACGCGCGGCCTCCGAGCGCGCCACCGCGCTCCGAACGCGGGCGTCGAGGACGGCGGGGTCGGCCGCGTTCGCCGCCGGGACGAACTCCGCGGCGCCGGCCTCGAACGCGTCGGCGGCGTCCGCGGCGTCGCCTCCGACGAGGACGACGGGCGCGTCGGCCGGGAGGCGCCCGAGCGTGTCGAATGCGGAGGCGTCGAGCGGACCGGGCGACCCGGGCGCGGACGAAGCGTCGGCGTGCGCGACGACGCAGTCGAACGCGCCGTCTTCGAGTCGCTCGCCGAGCGGTTCGGCGTCGGCGGCGGTCGGCCCCGTCCCCGGCCCCGCCGCCGCGTCCGCCGTCGTCTCCGTCACCGTGAATCCGAGCGTCCGAAGGGCGTCGGCCGTCTCGTCCGCGCCGTTCCCGCGAGGCGGACCGGCGCGCGCGTCCTGGAGGGCGACGACGAGGACGGCGGGCGAATCCGGCGCCTCCGGTGTCCCTTCTCCACCGTCTGTCCGCGATTCGCCGCGCTCGGGTCCCAACACAATCTGTTCGACCGACATATCACGAACGGAGTATTGAATCTATCGGGTCGAATGGGAACTTTCTCGGCGGCGGCGCGCGCAGGTCAGCCGATGACTACCGCGTTCTTCGACCGCCTCGCCGACCGCATCGAACGCGTCGACAGCGTCGTCTCGGTGGGTCTCGACGCCGACCGGTCGCGCATCCCCGAGCACTTACAGGAAAAAGACCTGCCGCAGTGGGCGTTCAACCGCCGCATCATCGACGCGACGCACGAGCACGCCGCCTGCTACAAACCGAACGCGGCGTTCTACGAGGACGCCGACGGCTGGCGGGCGCTCCGCGAGACCATCGCCTACGCGCACGGAAAGGACGTGCCCGTCCTCCTGGACGCGAAGCGCGCCGACATCGGCAACACCACGCGCCAGTACGCGAAGTTACTCGACGAGGCGGACGCCATCACGGTGAACCCGTACATGGGTCGGGACTCCCTGCAACCGTTCCTCGACAGGGAAGACAAGGGGGTCTTCGTCCTCTGTCGCACGTCCAACCCCGGCGGTTCGGACCTGCAGGACCTCGAACTCGACTCGGACGAGAAACTGTACGAACGGGTCGCCGCCCTCGCGGACCTGTGGAACCAACACGGCAACGTCGGCCTGGTCGTCGGGGCGACGGCGCCCGAGGAGTTGGAGTCGATACGGGAGCAGGTTCCCGATTTGCCCTTCCTCGTGCCCGGCATCGGCGCGCAGGGCGGCGACGCCGAGGCGGCCGTGGAGTTCGGTCTCTCCGACGGGGTCGGCCTCGTGAACTCCTCGCGCGGCATCATCTTCGCCGGCGAGGACCGCGGAGAGCAGTTCGCGGGTGCGGCGGGCGAGGCGGCCCGCCGACTGAAGCGACGGCTCAACCAGTACCGCGAGGCGGCGGACGGCGACGAGTAGCGTTCACGGGAGTCGGCGCGCCGAGTTCTCCGGGAACCGAACTCAGTAGACGAGTCCGACCGAGAAAAGGTGGTCGCGGTAGGCGGTGCCGTCCTCGAAGCGGTCCCCGCAGGCCGGACATTTCCGTTCCGACCCCGGTTCCCGCTCTGATTCGGTCGCTTTCGCTGTCTCCGTCGGTTCCGTCACGTTCGTACGCAGACTATCGAAGCGGGTAGTCGTTGCGCCGGTCAGATCCGGTGAACGTCGTCGTCGTCGACGCCGGGGCCGGAGTCGGGGTCCGGGTTGGCGATGTCGTCGCGTCCGGACCGCTCGACGCAACGGGTACAGAGGCTCTTGTCGCGCTGATAGTGCTTCTCGCACACCGGCGTTCCGCACTGCCCGCAGGTGTGTTCGGCCTCGTTCGACTCGCAGATCTGACAGAGTCCGGAGAGGCTCATACGCGGCGGTACGAGCGGGGGGTATCTACGTCTTGGGGGCGGCCGGACGCGGCCGTCGAATCGGCGGGGGCGGCGAGACGCTTACGGTCCTGCGAACCTAAGCCCGAGCGTGGACCGTGACACGCTCGTACTGGGGCTTGCGGCGGTGTTCGCGGGTATCTCCATGCTTCTCGTCGTCCTCGGCTTCGCCTACCAACTGTTCTTCCTGCTCGTCGCCGTCCCGTTCGTTCTCACGACGTACCTCATGTGGGAGCACGCCAGCGGACGGTTCAGAGAGCGAATCCGGCAGAGCCGAACCCGGCGCGGCCGCGGCCGAGGAGCGGAGAACGCCGCCGGCCGCGGCCCGAGCGACTTCCGCGGGTTCGGTCCCGGCCGTCGCTCGGCCGCCGACGGCGCAGGCGCGGAAGCGGGGGCGGGGGCGGGCGGCCCGAACGGACCCGGCGGGGCGAGCGGAGGCGCCGGCCGACGCGGCCGACGCGGGCGGAACCGGAACCGTCGACGTCGGTCCCGCGGGGCCGAGGAGGCGGCGAGCAGTCGGCTCTCCCCGGCGGAAGCGTACCGCACGCTCGACCTCTCCTCGTCGGCGACGACCGCCGAGGTGAAAGACGCCTACCGCTCGAAAGTCAAGGAGGTCCACCCCGACACCGAGTCGGGGAGCCGAGAGGAGTTCAAGCGCGTGAACCGGGCGTACGAACGGCTCTCGGAGTGAGCGCTGCGGCAGCGTCGAGCACGCTCCGTTGCCGGCGCTCGCCGTGACTGGTACTCTCACACCACCGCGAGAACGGTCGTGTCGGGTCTATAGTCGCCATATCCCTACTGTGATACTGAATATCATGCACGGAAAGCGTTTTACTCGGTCCTCCCATATCCGCGCTCATGAGCGCTGACCGGGCCGCGCTGAACAAGGCCCTCGAGCGCGGCGAGGAGGAGGGCGGCAACATCGAGTTCAAAGAGCGGCTCTCCCGCGCCGTCCACCTCGCGGACGGGCGGTTGGAGAGTTTAGCCGCCCAACTCCGGCACCGAGTCCTCTCCGGCGACGGCACGGCGACGTACGTCGTCGGCGTCACGGACGACGGCGGCATCGCCGGCATCGCGCCCGACGAGTTCTCCGAGTCGATGGACGTACTCTCCATCCTCGCCGACGAGGCGGGCGCGCACATCGAGGACGTCGAGACGTGGGGCGTCGGCGACGACGCCTCCCGCGGACTCGTCGGCGTCGCCACCGTGCGGGAGGGTGCCGCCCTCGACGCCGACGACGACCACATCGTCGTCGGGACGGCGGGTCACGTCGACCACGGGAAGTCCACCCTCGTCGGGTCGCTCGTCACCGGGCGGGCCGACGACGGCCAGGGGAGCACCCGCGGGTTCCTCGACGTGCAACCCCACGAGGTCGAACGCGGCCTGTCCGCGGACCTCTCCTACGCCGTCTACGGCTTCGACGGCGACGACGCGGTCCACCTGGGGAACCCCCACCGGAAGTCCGACCGCGCCCGCGTCGTCCAGGAGTCCGACAGGCTGGTCTCCTTCGTCGACACCGTCGGGCACGAACCGTGGCTCCGGACGACGATTCGGGGGCTGGTCGGCCAGCGACTCGACTACGGACTGCTCGTCGTCGCCGCCGACGACGGGCCGACGAAGACGACGCGCGAACACCTCGGCATCCTCCTGGCGATGGAGTTGCCCACCGTCGTCGCCCTGACCAAAGTGGACGCCGTGAGCGACGAACGCGTGCAGGAGGTCGAACGCGAGGTCGAACGCCTCCTGCGCGACGTGGGTCGGACGCCCCTGCGCGTGGACCGTCACGGTGTCGACGCCGCCGTCGAGGAGGTGAGTTCCTCGGTCGTTCCTATCCTGCAGACCAGCGCGGTGTCGATGGAGGGCCTCGACCACCTCGACTCGTTCTTCCGGAACCTCCCGAAGACGAACTCGGAGTCCCGCGAGGACTTCCGGATGTACATCGACCGGACGTACTCGGTCACCGGCGTCGGCGCCGTCGCCTCCGGGACGGTCAACTCCGGCAGCGTCGAGGCGGGCGACGAACTCAAGGTGGGACCGATGCCCGACGGCTCGTTCCGCGACGTGGAGGTGCGCTCCATCGAGATGCACTACCACCGCGTTGACCAGGCGAAGTCGGGCCGCATCGTCGGCATCGCCCTCAAGGGCGTCAAGGAGTCCGAGATAGAGCGCGGGATGGCGCTCCTGCCGGGCGACGCCGACCCGACGCCGGTGCGGTCGTTCGACGCGGAGGTGATGGTGCTGAACCACCCGACGCGCATCCGCGAGGGGTACGAACCCGTCGTCCACCTCGAAACCGTCAGCGAGGCCGTCGTCTTCCGCCCCGAGGGCGGCCAACTCCTCCCCGGCGACACCGGCGAGGCGACGGTGGAGTTCAAGTTCCGCCCGTACCTCGTCGAGGAGGGCCAGCGGTTCGTCTTCCGCGAGGGGAGTTCGAAGGGCGTCGGCACCGTGACCGAGATTCACGGCGACTGACGGCCCGAGAGATGCTTCCTGACCCCCCGTCCGCACTCTTTCAATTATCAAAGACTGTAATCTGTTCTGAAAGCTTTTGTCGCTGCCGCCGAGACGATTCGCATGGAACTGAGTGGGTACGAGTTCGGGCGGGTCTGCGACGTCGACCCCGACCGGACCGACGCGGGGGTCCCGAGGGTGGTCGTCCCGCAACCCGAGTACGCGAAACGGGACGAGAAGCCGGTCCACGACCACGGCTGGGGGCCGTTCTGCGCGTTCGGCATCCCCGACGAGGGGACGCACCGACCGGGCGTGTACGTCCTCGCCGTCGAGGGCGAGGTGACGTACGTGGGCGAGACGCAGGACCTCTACGCGAAGTTCGCCAACGGCTACGGCACCATCTCGCCGGCCGACTGCTTCGAGGGCGGCGGCGGGACGAACTGCCGGCTGAACACGGCCATCTTCCACGCCGTCCGGGCGGGCGACCGGGTGTCCGTGCACCTCCACGCGACGGACGACTTCGCCGGGACCGCCGACGAGAACCGCGCGCTCCGGCGCATCATCAAAGACGACCTCGTGACGGCGCTGAATCCGGCGTGGAACCGGACCGGCGGGGACGACCGGGCGGACGAGAGGGAGGACGCCGAGAGGGGGGAGGCGGATGCACCCGAAGTCACGCAGGAATCGGTCGAGTCGGAGTCAGACCCCGGTTCTGAGACAGAACCGAACGCCCGAGCGGGAACGGAGAGCGGTCCCGACGGCGACGGCGCGGACGCCGAACCCGACCCGGTCGGAGCGGCGATGCCGAACACCGGGTCGTCCGGCGGGGTTTCCTCGAACAGGAACTCGGCCGGCACGGTCGAGGAGTGGTTCGAGACGGAACGGCGCGCGTCGGGACGGTCCGAAGCCGAGCGGTCCGACCCGGAGCGACCCGACCCGAATGCGTCCCGCCCGGCGGAGTTCGACGCGGCGGCGCCCGACTCGACCGCGCCGGCGGCGGAAGGATTCGAGCCGAAACCGGTCGAGCCGGAACGTTCGCGGGACGCTCGGAGCGCGCCCCCCGCGGCCGACCGCCCGACGGGCGAGTTCGCGGCGCTGTACGACTACCTGGTCGAACACGAACGCGACCGAGTGGAGCGCTCGTTCGCCGACTTGGAGGTCGTCCTCGACGCGCGGTTACCGACGGAGGCGCGCCGGTGGCGGCGCTGGTGGACGAACGACGAGTCGTCGCACCCGCACGCGAGCGCGTGGCTCCGCGCCGGGTACGAGGTGACGGAAGCCTCCCTGCCCGAGGGTCGCGTCGCCTTCGAGCGGGTCGGGACGGACGAGCGGTCGCAGTCGGCTCCGGAGTCGGAGTCGGAGTCGGGGTCGGTCGCGTCGCCGTCGGCGGGGCGCGCCTCCCCCCAGCGGCCGGAGTGACGACGGCGGCGAATCCGCCGTCGAACGGCCGCCGCGGCGCGGCGCTTAACCGTTTTCGACCCCACTTTCGTGGCATGGTGTCGCAAGCGGCGATCTCCTTGGTCGCCCTCCTCGTCGGGACGCAGGTTCTCTTTACGGTGTTGGACGCGCTGAACCTCAGACACGGCGCCCGCGCGGTCCGCGAGTCGGCGTCGTGGGTGCGCGAGACGCTCGGCGTCGACGATCCCGAGCGGATGCTCTCCTACCAGCGGTCGAAGACGGCGCTCTCCAGAGCGCAGTCGTGGGTCGGCGTCCTCGTCGTCCTCGCCGTCGTCGTCTCCGGCCTGTTCGGCGACGCGGTGGCGCTCCTGACCGAGACCGGACTGCCGACCGTCGCGCAAGGGGTCGCCCTCCTCGTCGCCGCCGGCGTCCTCGCGCGCCTGTTCGGCGCGCCGTTCGACCTCTACGAGACGTTCGTCCTCGAAGAGCGGTTCGGGTTCAACAACCAGACGCCGGCGCTGTGGCTCCGCGACTTTCTCGTCGGCGCCGTCCTCTCGGCGGCGCTGGCGGGCGCCCTCGGCGGCATCGTCCTGTTCGTCGTCGACCGCCTACCGACGCTGTGGCCCGCGGCCGGATGGGCCGTCGTCGTCGGCTTCTCGCTCCTGATGATGGTGGTCTACCCGCGGTTCGTCGCGCCCCTGTTCAACGACTTCGACCCCGTGGAGTCGGGGCCGCTCCGAGACGCCGTCGACGACGTGTTCGAGCGCGCGGGGTTCGACTGCGAACAGGTGTACGAGATGGACGCCAGCCGCCGCTCCTCGCACTCGAACGCCTACTTCGTCGGCTTCGGGCGGGCGAAGCGGGTGGTGCTGTTCGACACCTTAGTCGAGCAGATGGACCGCGAGGCCGTACAGGCCGTGCTGGCGCACGAACTCGCCCACTGGAAGCGCGGGCACATCTGGAAGCAACTCGCCGCCTCGGCGGTGCAGACGGGGCTGGCGTTCGCCTTCCTCTGGTGGGTCACGACCTCTCGGTGGGTGTACGCGGCGTTCGGACTCCCCGAGGTGACGTACGCCGCCCTCGCCGTCGGCCTGCTCTACGTCGGTCCGCTGTTCTCGCTGGCGTCGCCGCTGACCAATCGACTGTCGCTGGCGCACGAACGGGAGGCCGACGACTTCGCCGCGCGGGTGATGGGCGAGTCCGAGTCGATGACGCGGGCGTTGGCGACGCTCGCCGGCGAGAACCTGAGCAACCCGTTCCCGCACCCGTGGTACGCCGCGTTCCACTACTCGCACCCGCCGATTCCCGAGCGGATGCGGCGGTTGCGCGAGGGGAGCGGCGAGGGCGAGTCGGAGGAGAACGAAGGACCGTCGGGGCCGGCGAGCAGCGTCTGAGAGTCGGACGTCTACTCGACGGCGACGTAGCCGTCCGCTTCCGCCGCCGCGAGGTCCAAGAGGACCAGCCAGTCGAGTATTCGCTCGACCCGCTCGGTCCAGATGTCTCGCCAGTTCTCGACCGCCCGGTGTCGCTCCCAGGCGGGCACCCGCTCGTCGAATCCCCCGAAGACGTCCGCGACCGACTTCGGTTCGTCCGAGAGCGCGTCGAGCACGTCGCTCGCGCCGTACACGCGCCGCTCGAAGGCGTCCCGGAGGTGCGCCGCCGTCGGTTCTCGCTGCAGGCGGACGA
This region includes:
- a CDS encoding M48 family metallopeptidase produces the protein MVSQAAISLVALLVGTQVLFTVLDALNLRHGARAVRESASWVRETLGVDDPERMLSYQRSKTALSRAQSWVGVLVVLAVVVSGLFGDAVALLTETGLPTVAQGVALLVAAGVLARLFGAPFDLYETFVLEERFGFNNQTPALWLRDFLVGAVLSAALAGALGGIVLFVVDRLPTLWPAAGWAVVVGFSLLMMVVYPRFVAPLFNDFDPVESGPLRDAVDDVFERAGFDCEQVYEMDASRRSSHSNAYFVGFGRAKRVVLFDTLVEQMDREAVQAVLAHELAHWKRGHIWKQLAASAVQTGLAFAFLWWVTTSRWVYAAFGLPEVTYAALAVGLLYVGPLFSLASPLTNRLSLAHEREADDFAARVMGESESMTRALATLAGENLSNPFPHPWYAAFHYSHPPIPERMRRLREGSGEGESEENEGPSGPASSV
- a CDS encoding J domain-containing protein — protein: MDRDTLVLGLAAVFAGISMLLVVLGFAYQLFFLLVAVPFVLTTYLMWEHASGRFRERIRQSRTRRGRGRGAENAAGRGPSDFRGFGPGRRSAADGAGAEAGAGAGGPNGPGGASGGAGRRGRRGRNRNRRRRSRGAEEAASSRLSPAEAYRTLDLSSSATTAEVKDAYRSKVKEVHPDTESGSREEFKRVNRAYERLSE
- a CDS encoding GTPBP1 family GTP-binding protein; the encoded protein is MSADRAALNKALERGEEEGGNIEFKERLSRAVHLADGRLESLAAQLRHRVLSGDGTATYVVGVTDDGGIAGIAPDEFSESMDVLSILADEAGAHIEDVETWGVGDDASRGLVGVATVREGAALDADDDHIVVGTAGHVDHGKSTLVGSLVTGRADDGQGSTRGFLDVQPHEVERGLSADLSYAVYGFDGDDAVHLGNPHRKSDRARVVQESDRLVSFVDTVGHEPWLRTTIRGLVGQRLDYGLLVVAADDGPTKTTREHLGILLAMELPTVVALTKVDAVSDERVQEVEREVERLLRDVGRTPLRVDRHGVDAAVEEVSSSVVPILQTSAVSMEGLDHLDSFFRNLPKTNSESREDFRMYIDRTYSVTGVGAVASGTVNSGSVEAGDELKVGPMPDGSFRDVEVRSIEMHYHRVDQAKSGRIVGIALKGVKESEIERGMALLPGDADPTPVRSFDAEVMVLNHPTRIREGYEPVVHLETVSEAVVFRPEGGQLLPGDTGEATVEFKFRPYLVEEGQRFVFREGSSKGVGTVTEIHGD
- a CDS encoding DUF7662 domain-containing protein, producing MELSGYEFGRVCDVDPDRTDAGVPRVVVPQPEYAKRDEKPVHDHGWGPFCAFGIPDEGTHRPGVYVLAVEGEVTYVGETQDLYAKFANGYGTISPADCFEGGGGTNCRLNTAIFHAVRAGDRVSVHLHATDDFAGTADENRALRRIIKDDLVTALNPAWNRTGGDDRADEREDAERGEADAPEVTQESVESESDPGSETEPNARAGTESGPDGDGADAEPDPVGAAMPNTGSSGGVSSNRNSAGTVEEWFETERRASGRSEAERSDPERPDPNASRPAEFDAAAPDSTAPAAEGFEPKPVEPERSRDARSAPPAADRPTGEFAALYDYLVEHERDRVERSFADLEVVLDARLPTEARRWRRWWTNDESSHPHASAWLRAGYEVTEASLPEGRVAFERVGTDERSQSAPESESESGSVASPSAGRASPQRPE